From a single Pseudomonadota bacterium genomic region:
- a CDS encoding carboxypeptidase-like regulatory domain-containing protein, whose product MKSNVLRKICLSMVMLFTLLSFGTYAQADTWTQMYGNVANIARSFGSMAYGNGTYVATTGFASNNTPSSGTFNYTQRVYTSSDLANWTEQDPVMTYSHAGTSGSFSYGVTFVNNTFVLWALCWDSTSTVTNSGIYMSSNGISWTQTYSGADSYLGFGSGVNQFFSPQVVKNYDSSSNTTALTYRIRSSLDGNAWTERYTNTFSGPGNALNGSGSVTFSYNTFVARFNFTNSSTSPATYTSKLFFSSDGITWTERYAGNGTLSYTRLKNTLVIALQTNNGGSPATATTRILTSDDDGYTWTERYNQTFIGSVSSNVSSNNNDALVAWIGINNNGQYNMKMLYSADGSTWAETYDQTFIGSGSYQGGYYRSPFGTRININNSGQYTTKILQAPKGDAWTETYSNIFTTNVGLSLASWNGNLIAFGSDGNGHAMVLQNTSPIALWISSIVRDSNSNPISGATASIAGNSSLTATTSSNGWFTLRGIPSATPYTLKVVKKGYRPTYVMLYVYLPPNPWDFTMSLTSASPVWLYSNVEVNRWRVAPNKGVLVIRIVDGFTAYSGNIPGVVVTATGSHSGKDYPVTYLDSLGDISTGATSTSSRGAIRVLNVDDGDTVTLTASKQGWNFFPQSFVAYGGGVTAGVVSGTPTGSMYSISGIVKDSSGNLPISAAYVSVTDVNTATEVAKARTIESGYYRIDLPSSGSYSVSVMRTGYDSMSQPAMVSLSDTSPNDTLNLFMIQNPFAGHGQKDHKKTHGHGQKDHKKTHGHAPVSGHHPGYTAP is encoded by the coding sequence ATGAAATCAAATGTACTAAGAAAGATTTGCTTGTCCATGGTCATGTTGTTCACTCTCCTCTCGTTCGGCACGTATGCCCAGGCCGACACCTGGACCCAAATGTACGGGAATGTTGCCAATATCGCAAGGAGTTTTGGCAGCATGGCATACGGAAACGGGACGTATGTGGCCACTACAGGCTTTGCCTCGAATAATACGCCATCCTCCGGCACATTCAATTACACGCAGAGGGTTTACACGTCTTCTGATCTGGCAAACTGGACCGAGCAGGATCCTGTGATGACCTATTCACATGCAGGAACATCTGGATCGTTCTCATACGGGGTGACCTTCGTGAACAATACCTTTGTCCTTTGGGCATTGTGTTGGGACTCCACGAGCACCGTTACAAATTCAGGAATCTACATGTCTTCTAATGGCATTTCATGGACTCAGACATATTCAGGCGCTGACTCCTATTTAGGGTTCGGTTCTGGCGTCAACCAGTTCTTTTCGCCACAGGTTGTCAAGAACTATGATTCATCCTCAAACACGACCGCTCTCACATACAGGATCCGTTCCTCCCTGGACGGCAATGCATGGACCGAACGATATACAAATACCTTCTCGGGCCCGGGGAATGCCCTGAACGGCTCTGGATCCGTCACGTTCTCGTACAACACATTCGTCGCCCGTTTTAACTTCACGAACAGCAGCACCTCACCGGCTACTTATACAAGCAAGCTCTTCTTTTCCAGCGACGGCATAACGTGGACCGAACGATATGCTGGAAACGGAACGCTCAGCTATACCCGTCTCAAGAATACCCTCGTTATTGCATTGCAGACGAATAACGGGGGCAGCCCTGCCACTGCGACAACGCGGATCCTCACCTCCGACGACGACGGATACACTTGGACGGAACGCTACAACCAGACCTTTATCGGAAGCGTAAGCAGTAACGTGTCTTCAAACAATAATGATGCCCTTGTTGCTTGGATCGGTATCAACAATAACGGGCAATACAACATGAAGATGCTTTACTCGGCCGATGGAAGCACCTGGGCCGAAACCTACGACCAGACCTTTATCGGAAGCGGCAGTTACCAGGGCGGTTATTACAGATCCCCCTTCGGGACACGTATAAACATCAATAATTCCGGGCAGTATACCACAAAAATCCTCCAGGCGCCCAAGGGTGATGCATGGACCGAGACGTACTCCAACATCTTCACCACCAATGTCGGCCTCTCCTTGGCATCCTGGAATGGCAATCTCATCGCCTTCGGGAGTGATGGAAACGGCCATGCAATGGTGCTCCAGAACACAAGCCCCATTGCGCTCTGGATAAGCTCGATCGTGCGGGACAGCAACAGTAACCCCATAAGCGGTGCCACCGCATCAATTGCCGGAAATTCTTCGCTCACCGCAACCACATCATCGAATGGATGGTTTACCCTCAGAGGAATTCCTTCTGCTACCCCGTATACCCTGAAAGTTGTCAAAAAAGGATATAGGCCGACTTACGTTATGCTTTACGTTTATTTACCGCCAAACCCTTGGGATTTTACCATGAGCCTGACCTCGGCGTCTCCCGTGTGGCTCTACTCAAACGTTGAGGTAAATAGATGGAGGGTTGCACCAAATAAGGGGGTTCTGGTCATAAGGATAGTCGACGGTTTCACTGCCTATTCAGGGAATATACCTGGCGTAGTCGTGACGGCCACAGGATCACATTCAGGAAAAGACTATCCGGTCACCTACCTTGACAGTCTGGGTGACATCAGTACCGGCGCCACCTCCACCTCTTCCCGCGGCGCTATTCGTGTCCTTAACGTGGATGACGGTGATACGGTGACGCTCACTGCCTCCAAACAGGGATGGAATTTTTTCCCCCAGTCGTTTGTTGCCTATGGCGGCGGTGTGACAGCGGGTGTTGTCTCTGGAACGCCAACGGGGTCTATGTACTCTATATCGGGTATTGTAAAAGATTCATCCGGCAACCTCCCTATAAGCGCAGCTTATGTCTCCGTAACGGATGTCAACACGGCAACTGAAGTGGCGAAGGCCCGTACCATCGAATCAGGATATTATCGGATCGACCTGCCGTCTTCCGGGTCCTACTCAGTATCGGTCATGCGAACAGGTTATGACAGCATGTCGCAACCGGCCATGGTCAGCCTTTCTGATACAAGTCCGAACGACACGCTGAATCTGTTTATGATACAGAATCCATTCGCTGGGCATGGACAGAAAGACCATAAGAAAACACATGGGCATGGACAGAAAGACCATAAGAAAACACATGGTCATGCTCCAGTATCTGGGCATCACCCGGGATATACCGCTCCCTGA
- a CDS encoding phospholipase D family protein, giving the protein MSKRVSTPIFILLILSVFCSASFAYNLTLNNTPTQVYFSPNGGCTDAIVKEIDNATMEVLVQAYSFTSAPIAHALVNAKKRAVNVEVVVDRSQKKEPKKQGASYTSATFLANMRIPTYIDSTHAIAHNKIIIIDKQTVITGSFNFSKAAEESNAENLLIIRNPELAAIYLDNFLKHKAHSEKLAPRY; this is encoded by the coding sequence ATGAGTAAAAGAGTTTCCACACCCATATTCATTCTTCTTATCCTTTCTGTTTTCTGTTCAGCTTCTTTTGCCTACAATCTGACCCTAAACAACACCCCCACACAGGTCTATTTCTCCCCTAATGGCGGCTGTACTGATGCAATAGTAAAAGAAATAGACAATGCCACGATGGAGGTTCTGGTTCAGGCTTATTCATTCACTTCAGCGCCGATTGCCCACGCACTGGTTAACGCCAAAAAGAGAGCAGTCAATGTTGAGGTTGTAGTAGATAGGTCACAGAAAAAAGAGCCAAAGAAGCAAGGGGCGAGTTATACATCGGCAACCTTCTTGGCAAACATGAGGATACCCACCTATATTGATTCAACTCATGCAATAGCACATAACAAGATAATAATTATTGATAAACAGACTGTTATTACAGGTTCATTCAATTTCTCAAAAGCTGCTGAAGAAAGTAATGCTGAGAACCTGTTGATAATCAGGAATCCAGAGCTTGCCGCTATCTATCTTGATAATTTTCTAAAACATAAAGCACATTCAGAAAAGCTGGCACCGAGGTATTGA
- a CDS encoding CpXC domain-containing protein has translation MKIHELTCPQCGNTQEVEIWDSLNVTVESYLRDRLFNADINIFKCESCNNKAIISVPLLYLDMNRQYCVQYYPPEAIEDDKFLTQFTPDGKWSFRDIPEIVNNDLDYMGDPTSFLVFLI, from the coding sequence ATGAAGATCCACGAGCTGACATGTCCTCAATGCGGTAACACGCAGGAAGTTGAAATATGGGATTCACTTAATGTTACGGTAGAGTCATATCTCCGCGACCGGTTATTTAATGCCGATATCAATATCTTCAAATGTGAATCATGTAATAATAAAGCTATAATCAGCGTTCCCCTGCTTTATCTTGATATGAACCGGCAATATTGTGTCCAGTACTATCCGCCCGAAGCTATTGAAGATGATAAGTTCTTGACCCAGTTTACTCCTGACGGCAAGTGGAGCTTCAGGGATATTCCGGAAATAGTCAACAATGACTTAGATTATATGGGCGACCCCACATCGTTTTTAGTCTTTTTGATATGA
- a CDS encoding integration host factor subunit alpha, producing the protein MTKIDIINNVYDKLGLSKKECADIVDKFFETVKETLAKDEDVKISGFGKFVVKQKKARRGRNPQTGDEIVVAGRKVLLFRLSGVLKDKINE; encoded by the coding sequence ATGACGAAGATAGATATTATAAATAACGTATACGATAAACTTGGCTTATCAAAAAAGGAATGTGCCGATATCGTAGATAAGTTCTTTGAAACCGTAAAAGAAACACTTGCAAAAGATGAAGATGTTAAGATTTCTGGATTCGGCAAGTTTGTAGTAAAACAGAAAAAAGCCAGGAGAGGAAGAAATCCTCAGACAGGTGATGAGATAGTGGTCGCTGGGAGAAAAGTTTTGCTTTTCAGGTTGAGTGGTGTTCTGAAAGATAAGATAAATGAATAG
- a CDS encoding transposase, which yields MSYDKPLSLSLQKELDQRNLVLDSEIHTALQALRIKSLLCRCNIMKTKGYTTVVLLYWLVLLPFIMKRTTFLWTGNTFLDAKKDTFYRFLNNEYFHWRAFIYRLVLKMIALSDDVPLKEKTLILDDTIEKKTGKEMELVSYHFDHTTQRSILGYQCVQLGYHNGKQFFPLDAGFHVSKSRPNTRTKSIDKRSTGWRRRKEAFRKKTIVAVDMLKHAWNQGIVASFVLFDSWYAHDVLIADILEIGYGVICRLKSNRVKYSYEGCQYTLKQLWQDVAKKKAKGIYGFPYKGVCLKATLPKSGEILLLFVSDGKKQWNAFLCTDTELEPSKILTYYARRWAIELFFKDGKQMLYLGKEQSETFEAVVASYSLVMIRYLLLIFILRKYQRTVSLGPLFRELAETHLQLIMMETMWGHIKDILIVSSHLLLGEIEPDRFLHFLDIVEDAILMQIQGASAKL from the coding sequence ATGTCATATGATAAACCACTTTCTCTCTCATTGCAAAAGGAATTAGACCAGAGAAACCTCGTTTTAGATTCGGAGATTCATACCGCCTTGCAGGCGTTGAGGATAAAATCATTGCTCTGTCGATGCAATATCATGAAGACCAAAGGCTACACAACTGTTGTCCTTCTGTATTGGCTCGTTCTGCTTCCGTTCATTATGAAACGGACTACTTTTCTCTGGACGGGAAATACCTTCCTTGATGCAAAGAAAGATACTTTTTATCGTTTCCTCAATAATGAATATTTCCATTGGCGTGCCTTCATCTACCGGTTAGTACTGAAAATGATTGCTTTAAGCGACGATGTTCCACTGAAGGAGAAGACCCTTATCCTTGATGATACCATCGAGAAAAAGACAGGAAAAGAAATGGAACTTGTCAGTTATCACTTCGACCATACAACACAGAGGAGCATCCTCGGCTACCAGTGTGTTCAACTGGGATACCACAACGGGAAACAGTTCTTCCCTCTCGATGCGGGATTCCATGTCTCTAAAAGCCGACCGAACACCAGAACGAAATCTATCGATAAACGGAGCACCGGTTGGAGAAGGAGAAAAGAAGCATTCCGGAAGAAGACCATCGTAGCCGTTGATATGCTCAAACATGCATGGAATCAGGGGATCGTTGCATCCTTTGTCCTTTTTGACAGCTGGTATGCCCATGATGTCCTTATTGCTGACATTCTGGAGATAGGATACGGTGTCATCTGCCGGTTGAAATCAAACAGGGTAAAATATTCCTATGAGGGCTGTCAGTATACCCTCAAACAACTATGGCAGGACGTGGCAAAGAAAAAGGCAAAAGGTATATATGGTTTTCCCTATAAAGGGGTCTGCCTGAAGGCAACATTACCAAAGTCGGGAGAGATATTACTCCTTTTTGTATCAGACGGAAAGAAACAGTGGAATGCTTTTCTGTGTACTGATACGGAATTGGAACCATCAAAAATCCTCACCTATTATGCACGGAGATGGGCTATTGAACTCTTTTTTAAAGATGGAAAACAGATGCTCTATCTGGGTAAAGAACAGAGCGAAACCTTTGAAGCCGTTGTTGCCTCCTACAGTCTGGTGATGATCCGGTATCTTCTGCTTATTTTCATTCTCCGTAAATATCAACGGACTGTGTCACTGGGCCCGCTATTCAGGGAACTGGCAGAAACCCATCTTCAGCTTATTATGATGGAGACCATGTGGGGCCATATCAAAGATATACTCATTGTGTCAAGCCACCTACTTTTGGGAGAAATAGAACCGGATCGCTTTTTACACTTCCTTGATATTGTTGAAGATGCTATACTGATGCAGATCCAGGGAGCAAGTGCGAAACTTTAG
- a CDS encoding YtoQ family protein, translated as MKIYFAHPCFTDKQREFKKQFLPKISAGLSQTQYGNDIAIIDPFDYAPNVEGDIDIKLEMAEGIKIECIRLLEECDIIIALVDDNDTGTAFEAGYAHAVNKPIILISQENCSAANAMLIGSAKVVVNNVLEDEQVKGLAGLILFFYGTWKASQKKPENN; from the coding sequence ATGAAAATCTACTTTGCCCATCCATGCTTTACTGATAAACAAAGAGAGTTCAAGAAACAGTTCCTTCCCAAGATTTCTGCCGGTTTATCTCAAACACAATACGGCAACGATATTGCCATAATTGATCCATTTGACTATGCCCCTAATGTTGAAGGGGATATTGATATAAAATTAGAGATGGCGGAGGGCATTAAAATTGAGTGCATAAGGCTCCTGGAAGAGTGTGACATCATTATTGCCCTTGTTGACGATAACGATACCGGCACAGCATTTGAAGCAGGATATGCCCACGCTGTGAATAAGCCGATTATACTGATCTCTCAAGAAAATTGTTCAGCGGCAAATGCAATGTTGATAGGTTCAGCAAAAGTAGTAGTAAATAATGTCCTTGAGGATGAACAAGTTAAGGGGTTGGCTGGGCTGATCCTGTTCTTTTATGGTACCTGGAAGGCTTCACAGAAGAAGCCGGAGAATAATTGA
- the istB gene encoding IS21-like element helper ATPase IstB, producing MIEATIEKLIAMKLSGMAEGLQEQLNNNAYKDLSFEERLGILVDKEKLSRGNRQLKILLSYAHLRHHNACFEDIDFRTRRGLSKDVILKLSQNEWIRSNQNIIIVGPTGSGKTYIACALGNSAVRQGIRTTYVRLPRLAQDLKIAKADGSFVKFLSRLQRIRLLIIDDWGINPFTDDERRSFLEIMEDRHGVRSTIIASQFPIDTWHDIIGEPTLADAICDRIVHNAHKIILKGGEDSMRKIYSGLT from the coding sequence ATGATTGAGGCGACCATCGAAAAACTCATTGCAATGAAGTTATCAGGCATGGCGGAAGGACTGCAGGAACAATTGAATAACAACGCATACAAAGACTTAAGTTTTGAGGAGCGCCTGGGTATTCTTGTTGATAAAGAAAAACTATCAAGAGGAAATCGTCAGCTTAAAATCCTTCTTTCCTATGCCCACTTAAGGCATCACAATGCCTGTTTTGAGGATATAGACTTCAGAACCAGGAGGGGATTATCAAAAGATGTAATCCTTAAATTATCTCAAAATGAATGGATACGCTCCAACCAGAATATCATAATCGTCGGGCCTACCGGATCAGGCAAAACTTATATTGCCTGTGCCCTGGGAAACAGCGCTGTCAGACAGGGCATACGCACCACTTATGTAAGATTGCCAAGGTTGGCTCAGGACCTGAAAATAGCAAAAGCTGACGGAAGCTTTGTAAAATTCCTGTCCAGGCTCCAGAGGATAAGACTTCTTATCATCGACGACTGGGGGATAAATCCCTTCACAGATGATGAAAGAAGAAGCTTCCTTGAAATCATGGAGGACAGGCATGGCGTGCGGTCAACCATCATTGCATCTCAGTTCCCGATAGATACATGGCATGACATCATAGGAGAACCTACCCTTGCAGATGCCATATGCGACAGGATAGTCCATAATGCCCATAAGATAATATTGAAAGGAGGTGAAGATTCTATGAGAAAAATATATTCAGGCTTGACATAG
- the istA gene encoding IS21 family transposase, which translates to MKKLKEIARLLFECNLGIRPIARACNISTSTASTYVEKFRELGATYKEICEIDEDILSDLVSPKAEKTSIKVLPDFVYIAGELKKKGVTLQLLHEEYKRDNPDGYEKSQFYQLYHDWKKKADPVMHITHKAGEKMFVDFSGDKPHYRNPTTGEMIEVELFVSVLGASSYIFAHAVPGQTTESFIKCNIKAFEFYGGCSECLIPDNLKAGITHACFYDPEINKTLAAMAQHYNIAVIPTRVAKPKDKAKVENAVLQAQRRILAALRNRTFFSLIELNEAILEETEKLNRRPMAVINKSRYDLFIEIEKPALKSLPSERFAIASWTKAKVHIDYHVKVEKTYYSVPYTLIGETLDIMHTGNIVEIYHKGKRVASHIKMNKPGAFVTENLHMPAEHRQYLEWTPARIKLWGQKIGPNTKTLLEEIMEHRTHPEQGFRSCLGIIRLSKAYSPERVENACKRALEIEAYNYKSVKSLLQMGLEGSATDVENKKIVPLHNNIRGNEYYREATHD; encoded by the coding sequence ATGAAAAAACTGAAAGAAATTGCCCGGCTGCTTTTTGAATGCAATCTTGGTATTCGTCCCATCGCCAGGGCATGCAATATATCCACTTCAACAGCTTCAACCTATGTGGAGAAGTTCAGGGAGCTCGGCGCTACTTATAAAGAAATCTGCGAGATAGACGAAGACATCCTGTCAGATCTCGTATCGCCTAAGGCCGAAAAGACATCAATAAAAGTACTGCCTGATTTTGTGTATATCGCTGGAGAACTTAAGAAGAAAGGTGTAACCCTTCAATTGCTTCACGAGGAATACAAAAGGGATAATCCCGACGGGTATGAAAAAAGCCAGTTTTACCAACTGTATCATGACTGGAAGAAAAAGGCGGACCCTGTTATGCACATCACCCATAAGGCAGGAGAAAAGATGTTCGTCGACTTCTCCGGGGATAAACCTCACTATCGGAATCCGACAACAGGAGAAATGATCGAGGTTGAACTATTTGTCTCCGTATTAGGGGCAAGCTCATATATATTTGCACATGCCGTACCCGGTCAGACTACCGAGAGCTTTATAAAATGTAATATAAAAGCATTTGAGTTTTATGGAGGATGTTCCGAATGTCTGATCCCGGATAATCTTAAGGCCGGTATTACCCATGCATGCTTCTATGATCCGGAGATCAACAAAACCCTTGCTGCTATGGCGCAGCATTATAATATCGCTGTCATCCCCACAAGAGTGGCAAAACCAAAAGACAAGGCCAAGGTAGAAAATGCAGTGCTTCAGGCACAAAGAAGAATCCTTGCAGCACTCCGAAACAGAACCTTTTTCAGTCTTATAGAACTGAATGAAGCCATACTGGAAGAAACCGAAAAACTGAATAGAAGACCGATGGCAGTAATAAACAAATCCCGTTACGATCTTTTTATTGAAATCGAGAAACCTGCTTTAAAATCTCTTCCATCGGAGCGGTTTGCTATTGCCTCATGGACAAAGGCGAAAGTACACATTGATTATCATGTAAAGGTAGAAAAAACATATTACAGTGTTCCCTATACCTTAATAGGAGAAACTCTGGATATTATGCATACCGGCAACATTGTAGAAATATACCATAAAGGAAAAAGGGTTGCTTCTCATATAAAAATGAATAAACCGGGGGCATTTGTTACAGAGAACCTTCATATGCCGGCGGAACACAGACAATACCTCGAATGGACCCCTGCAAGGATAAAACTGTGGGGACAGAAGATAGGGCCAAACACAAAAACCCTCCTTGAAGAAATCATGGAACACAGAACCCATCCTGAACAAGGTTTTCGAAGCTGTCTCGGTATTATAAGACTATCAAAGGCATATTCTCCAGAACGGGTAGAAAATGCATGTAAAAGGGCGCTGGAAATAGAGGCGTATAATTACAAAAGTGTAAAGTCCCTCCTTCAGATGGGGTTGGAGGGTTCAGCAACAGATGTTGAAAACAAAAAGATTGTCCCCCTTCATAACAACATAAGAGGCAATGAGTACTACCGGGAGGCAACCCATGATTGA
- a CDS encoding flavodoxin family protein gives MKVIAINGSPRKGGNTEFLLKKVLEPISEAGITTELVQIGGKQVHGCTACYKCMENKDSRCAIKTDIVNEYIGKMIESDAIILGSPTYFAGMTSELKALIDRAGFVAVANGRLFSRKIGAAVVVNRRGGATSVMDSINHMFLMSRMIVPGSTYWNFGVGREKGDVEKDVEALENMKDLGETIAWLIKSLKV, from the coding sequence ATGAAAGTAATTGCAATTAATGGAAGTCCACGCAAGGGCGGGAACACTGAATTTTTACTGAAAAAAGTGCTTGAGCCTATTAGTGAAGCAGGAATAACAACAGAACTGGTCCAGATCGGCGGCAAGCAGGTGCACGGCTGCACGGCCTGTTATAAGTGCATGGAAAACAAGGATTCAAGATGTGCAATTAAGACGGATATAGTGAATGAATACATAGGTAAAATGATTGAATCGGATGCGATTATTTTAGGTTCACCAACATACTTTGCAGGTATGACATCAGAATTGAAAGCGTTAATAGACCGTGCAGGATTTGTTGCCGTTGCTAACGGCCGCCTTTTCTCTCGTAAAATTGGTGCTGCAGTGGTTGTGAACAGGAGGGGAGGGGCAACGAGCGTCATGGATTCAATCAATCACATGTTTTTAATGTCCAGAATGATTGTGCCTGGATCAACATACTGGAATTTTGGTGTTGGACGGGAAAAGGGAGATGTCGAGAAAGACGTAGAAGCGCTTGAAAATATGAAAGACCTGGGAGAAACTATTGCATGGCTGATCAAAAGCTTAAAGGTATAA
- a CDS encoding NUDIX domain-containing protein: MNNNKPQCGLILENREGKVLLQLRDNRPDILFPNVWGTFGGEIEDGETPEMAIMREIREETRYELHDPEYFDTFLYDSRVIHIYRKVDHTIALEDLTIHEGQKGMFFSKEEVENLDCAAHCKEIVIAYFQKFHQ, from the coding sequence ATGAACAACAATAAACCACAATGCGGACTCATATTAGAGAATAGGGAAGGGAAGGTCCTGCTTCAATTACGGGATAACAGACCTGATATCTTATTCCCGAACGTCTGGGGAACATTTGGCGGAGAGATTGAAGATGGAGAAACCCCTGAAATGGCAATCATGCGCGAAATCAGAGAAGAAACAAGATATGAGCTTCACGATCCTGAATACTTTGATACCTTCCTCTATGACAGCCGCGTCATTCATATCTACAGAAAAGTTGACCATACAATTGCCTTAGAGGATCTGACTATTCATGAAGGCCAGAAGGGCATGTTCTTTTCAAAAGAAGAAGTTGAAAACCTTGACTGTGCTGCCCATTGCAAAGAAATCGTCATTGCATATTTTCAGAAGTTTCATCAATAA
- a CDS encoding DUF1311 domain-containing protein, producing MNKVIFLGTLLCVLCCAFTLSAQDCSKADNTLAIIACHEERYEKADKELNKVYGEAMKSLFPSAQQKLKEAQKAWLKYRDTGLVFAIELNKDLRSYGNIVVADYKATVVEKRVLELKYLTTGPEGPPIKW from the coding sequence ATGAACAAGGTTATTTTTTTAGGTACACTGCTATGCGTTCTTTGTTGTGCATTCACTCTATCGGCACAAGATTGCAGTAAGGCCGATAACACCCTTGCAATTATTGCATGTCACGAAGAACGCTATGAAAAAGCGGACAAAGAATTGAACAAAGTCTATGGAGAAGCCATGAAATCTCTTTTCCCTTCTGCACAACAGAAGCTGAAGGAAGCTCAAAAGGCATGGCTGAAATACCGGGATACAGGTCTTGTTTTTGCAATAGAACTCAACAAGGATTTAAGATCGTATGGAAACATCGTTGTGGCCGATTACAAAGCTACAGTTGTGGAAAAGAGAGTATTGGAGCTGAAATATCTCACGACAGGGCCAGAGGGACCGCCAATTAAATGGTGA
- a CDS encoding HU family DNA-binding protein: protein MTKAEIVAKVAEDVKVTKKVAEGAFQTIIGCIEGSLKKGEKTTIVGFGTFSVADRKARKGRNPQTGKEIKIAAKKVPKFTAGAALKAVVSGKAAAKKAVKKAPAKPKKK from the coding sequence ATGACAAAGGCAGAAATTGTAGCAAAAGTGGCAGAAGATGTTAAAGTTACAAAAAAAGTTGCAGAAGGTGCATTCCAGACAATCATCGGATGTATTGAGGGATCGCTCAAGAAAGGTGAGAAAACAACAATCGTAGGTTTTGGCACATTCTCAGTTGCTGATAGGAAGGCAAGAAAGGGCAGAAACCCACAGACCGGTAAAGAGATCAAGATTGCCGCAAAGAAGGTGCCGAAGTTTACCGCAGGGGCAGCTTTAAAGGCAGTGGTAAGCGGAAAGGCAGCAGCAAAGAAAGCAGTAAAGAAGGCACCGGCCAAACCGAAAAAGAAATAA
- a CDS encoding DUF333 domain-containing protein: protein MFHTICRVFKLMFVFCLATTTVSYASATTQQPVTQIANPASENCIKKGGTVVIQKHNDGGEYGMCLFQDNRQCEEWAMFRGECPVGGIKITGYITPAAQYCAITGGKYQVSGNSNTDQEQGTCTFKNGKTCDSRNYYAGKCNPNIEEGQPTYSDPFAYCTAVATVDIPDSRYNGVKIPNSIIQGMIQQGIVPADAPMEFQQNMAWRCMNHKVWVCQFGANIPCMEKADISRTPTSGMVDYCKTSSTTDSIPAYVTGRATIYEWRCKDGKPEVVRQLFKSDQQGYPTVYWYELTPR from the coding sequence ATGTTTCATACAATATGTCGAGTTTTTAAATTGATGTTTGTTTTTTGTCTTGCCACAACAACGGTTAGTTATGCTTCCGCCACAACACAGCAGCCTGTGACACAGATCGCTAATCCAGCTTCCGAAAACTGTATCAAAAAGGGCGGTACGGTGGTAATTCAGAAACACAACGATGGCGGCGAATATGGCATGTGCCTATTCCAAGATAATAGACAATGCGAGGAGTGGGCCATGTTCCGCGGAGAATGTCCGGTTGGAGGTATCAAAATCACCGGCTATATCACTCCGGCAGCTCAATACTGCGCTATCACAGGAGGGAAATATCAGGTTTCAGGTAACAGCAACACAGACCAGGAACAGGGAACCTGCACATTCAAGAACGGTAAAACCTGTGATTCGCGGAATTATTATGCTGGAAAATGCAATCCCAATATCGAGGAGGGACAACCAACATATAGCGACCCCTTTGCATATTGTACAGCTGTAGCGACCGTTGATATACCGGATAGTCGATACAATGGGGTTAAGATCCCGAATTCCATTATTCAAGGCATGATCCAGCAAGGGATTGTACCGGCTGATGCGCCGATGGAGTTTCAACAGAATATGGCGTGGCGGTGCATGAATCATAAGGTATGGGTTTGCCAATTTGGAGCCAATATCCCATGCATGGAAAAGGCCGACATATCACGGACGCCGACCTCCGGGATGGTGGACTATTGCAAGACGAGTTCCACAACGGATAGCATCCCTGCCTATGTGACAGGACGAGCAACAATATACGAATGGAGATGCAAGGATGGAAAACCGGAAGTGGTCAGGCAACTCTTCAAGAGCGATCAGCAAGGATACCCGACTGTCTATTGGTATGAACTAACGCCAAGGTGA